The Oscillospiraceae bacterium genomic interval ATTGTTTCACAAGCTTTCTCGCCTTTCGTCGCTAAAATTGAAAGCATCGGGGTGTACGAATTTTTCCCGAAGAAATTCATAGCGGAATATAACATAACGCGTAATACAAAAATAAGCAGAAACGGAAGATAAAAATATGAACAGATTAAAACTGATATTCCCCACCCTCGAAATGGAGTCACAAGCATTGGCATTTCGTCAGGAGTGTTTTGATAACGGCGAAACCGAGATCCAAGGCGACGGCGGGCTCGATCACGCCGAGAGTTATGCCGGTTGGATTGCAAAAATCAACGACGACCTGATGAACGATAGCAATCCTTATGTCCCCGCATCCCTATATTTTGCCTTCGACGGTGAAAAATTGGTAGGCGTCATTCAAATCCGTCACCGGTTGAACGAGGAATTATTGAAATGTAACGGAAACATCGGCTATCATATTCGACCCACCCAACGCAAAAAGGGTTATGCAACCGAAATGCTCGCATTGGCGCTTGAAAAGTGCAGGGAACTGGGTCTTGAAAAAGTGCTTGTCTCTTGCGACAACGATAACTACGGCTCGGCAAAAACCATTCAAAAAAACGGCGGTGTTCTCGAAAATGAGGTCACATTGGAAGACGGCGCTGTTGTTCAGCGCTATTGGATTGAAATCCCCAAAAAAGACGGCATCATCAAGGGCAGACTAAAATTGGTGTTCCCGACTCTCCAAATGGAGCAAAAAGCGCTCGATTACCGTCAGGAGTGCTTCGACGCAGGAGAAGTCGAAATCAACGGCGACGCAGGACTCGACCACGCCGATAACTACGCCGATTGGATTAAAAGAATTGAATCCGATCTGACGATCAAATATGAAACCAACGCGCTCGTTCCTGCCACCGAGTATTTCGCTTTTGACGGCGACCGCATGATCGGAACCATTCAAATCCGTCATAAACTGAATGAGTATTTGTTCAATTACGCCGGTCACATCGGCTACGAAATCCGCCCCTCGGAGCGCAGAAAGGGCTACGCTGCCGAAATGCTTTCGCTTGCACTGCAAAAGTGCAGGGAACTGGGGCTTGAGCGCGTGCTGATAACCTGCGTCAAAACCAACATCGGCTCCGCCAAAACCATGATCAAAAACGGCGGTGTACTGGAAAACGAAGTCTTAAAAGACGGCGTATCTTTTCAAAGGTATTGGATTGAGCTTCCCAAAGCAGATATTCGGCTCATTACAAGCCAACAATTCGACGCTTGCATCAAAGTTATCAATACAAGTTTTTTAACTGTTGCAAAACAATTCGGTCTTACAAAAGAAACTGTACCAACCCATTGTGCTTTTTTTGGTGTAGACCGACTAGAAAGCGAATCTGCGCACGGCGACGAGATGTACGGGCTTTATAAAGCAGATCAAATCATCGGCTTTGTGTCACTCGCGAATAGACCGCTCAATGAAAATGATCCGATTGAAAGGGTGTTTACGATGAGACACCTGGCTGTTCTGCCCGAATACCGTCATATGGGTTACGGCAAATTACTGATTGACTATATTTGTGTCCGAACTAAAGTGCTCGGCGGTAAAAGGTTACTCATCCGCATCATTGACAAACACACTGTTTTGAAAAACTGGTATCTCGAATACGGATTCATCCAGACCGAAACGCGTACATTCAATCACCTGCCGTTCACGGTCTGTTTTATGGAAAAAACCGATTGATTAAAGTCAAGGAGTGAATCATTATGGAATTTTGCAGCACAAGAGATAAGAAATTAAATGTGAGCGCAGCAGTCGCGATCTTATCCGGTCTCGCGCCGGACGGCGGTTTGTTTGTTCCTACTTCGCTTCCGTCGTTTTCGCTTGCCGAGGTCACAGCAATGAGCGAAATGGATTACCGCGCCTGCGCTTTAACAGTGCTGCAAAAGTTTCTGCCCGGATTTTCCGCGGATGAACTTTCGTCCTATATCCAAAAGGCCTACGGGGATAATTTTGATACCGCTGATCCCGCGCCTCTGCATGACCTCGGCGACAATCTTTATACGCTGGAACTCTTTCACGGCCCTACCTGCGCTTTCAAGGATTTCGCTCTGCAAATGTTGCCCCATCTGCTGGCCTCCGCAGCGAAAAAGTGCGCAACTAATAAAAAGATTGCCATTCTCACTGCCACCTCGGGTGATACCGGAAAAGCCGCGATGGAGGGTTATGCAAACGTCCCCGGCACTTGCATCTGCGTGTTTTATCCCAATGGCGGCACCAGCGAAATCCAACGTCTCCAGATGGCAACACAAAAAGGTGATAACGTCAATGTGCTTGCCGTCAGGGGCAATTTCGACGACACGCAAAATGGGGTCAAGGAAATTTTCTCCGACAAGGCCTTGGAAGAGGAGTTTTCTCGTAAAGGTATTCTGCTTTCCAGTGCCAATTCCATCAACTGGGGACGCCTTGCCCCGCAAATCGTTTATTACTATTACACCTATTCCCGTTTATTAAATAATAAAGCTATCCAACCGGGTGAACCCGTCAATTTCTGCGTGCCGACCGGCAACTTCGGCGATATTTTAGCCGGTTATTATGCCAAAAAGAGCGGCCTGCCGATCAACAAACTTATCTGCGCCTCCAATAAAAACAACATTCTCACCGATTTTATCAACACCGGTGTTTACGATAAAAACCGACCGTTTTACCGGACCGACTCACCCTCGATGGATATTCTGATCTCCTCCAACCTCGAGCGTCTGCTGTTCATGCTCTGCAATGACAATGTAAAAGTAAACGGATTTATGGATCAGTTGAAAGTAACAGGACGTTACGAAATCGGAAAAGAGCTGCTTGCCAAACTGCACAACGAGGGTTTTTGTGCATATTACAGTGTCGAGAATGCCACAGAGTCCTGCATTGCCGAGATCTGGAACGAAAAGTCCTATCTCTGCGACACGCATACCGCCGTGGGTCTCAACGCTTACCGGCAATATCGAACAACGCAGGGCGACCGAACTACGACCGCGGTGCTCTCCACCGCTTCCCCGTTTAAGTTCGCCCCCGCCATTCTGCGCGCGCTCGGGCAAACACCGCCCAAAAGCGGCTTTGGAGCCGTTGACACGCTGGAGCAGTTCACCGGACTTTCCGCCCCCAAGCGGTTAAAAGAAATCCGGGAATTGCCCGTTCGATTCGATCAAACCATCAGCCGGTCCGAGATGAAGCAAAAGGTGATCGACTGGCTGAAATAATTTATAAAGCTGGTTGTCAAAATGAAATATGTTGTATTTTTAGGCGACGGCATGGCCGATATCGCCGTACCGGAGCTATCAAACCGCACACCTCTTGAAGCGGCAAAACACCCCGCAATGGATGAACTTGCCCGAAAGGGCATTTTCGGCATGGCAAAAACCATCCCCGACGGCATGGAAGCAGGCAGCGATACCGCCAACCTTTCGGTATTCGGCTATGACCCGAAAATCTATTATTCGGGGCGCTCTCCGCTTGAAGCCGTCAATATGGGCATTGACCTCTCTCCCGAAGACGTCACCTACCGTTGCAACACGGTTACGCTCTCAAAAGCCGCAAAGCTCGAAGACACCGTGATGCTGGATTACAGTGCAGGGGAGATTGAAAATGAGGACTCCCACACCATCATCGAGTCTATTGCGCGTCACTTTTCCGATAAAGCAGAACTTTTCGCAGGAATCCGTTATCGTCACTGCCTTGTGCTTCGAAATGCCGAAACAGGTGCTAAGACATTTGCACCGCATGACATCCACGGTCAAAAGGTAGGAAAATATCTCCCTAAAGGTGTAAACAGCGATTTATTGCGTGAGATCATGGAATATTCTTTTTTTGAGCTTCCGAAGCATCCGGCCAACATCCGTCGTGTCAAAGAGGGCAAAAAGCCGGTCTCGGCGGTTTGGCTCTGGGGCGAGGGCAGAAAGCCCCAAATGACCGATTTCAAGGAAAAATTCGGCCTTCAAGGCAGCATCATCTCGGCGGTCGATCTGATCCAGGGCATGGGTAAATGCGCAGGACTGCGGGTGCTTCAAGTACCGGGCGTGACCGGTGACAATTCCACCGATTTCGCCGCCAAAGGCCGCGCCGCAATAGAAGCTTTAAAAACCGACGATTTCGTCTATATCCATGTCGAAGCCCCGGA includes:
- the thrC gene encoding threonine synthase; this translates as MEFCSTRDKKLNVSAAVAILSGLAPDGGLFVPTSLPSFSLAEVTAMSEMDYRACALTVLQKFLPGFSADELSSYIQKAYGDNFDTADPAPLHDLGDNLYTLELFHGPTCAFKDFALQMLPHLLASAAKKCATNKKIAILTATSGDTGKAAMEGYANVPGTCICVFYPNGGTSEIQRLQMATQKGDNVNVLAVRGNFDDTQNGVKEIFSDKALEEEFSRKGILLSSANSINWGRLAPQIVYYYYTYSRLLNNKAIQPGEPVNFCVPTGNFGDILAGYYAKKSGLPINKLICASNKNNILTDFINTGVYDKNRPFYRTDSPSMDILISSNLERLLFMLCNDNVKVNGFMDQLKVTGRYEIGKELLAKLHNEGFCAYYSVENATESCIAEIWNEKSYLCDTHTAVGLNAYRQYRTTQGDRTTTAVLSTASPFKFAPAILRALGQTPPKSGFGAVDTLEQFTGLSAPKRLKEIRELPVRFDQTISRSEMKQKVIDWLK
- a CDS encoding GNAT family N-acetyltransferase, producing the protein MNRLKLIFPTLEMESQALAFRQECFDNGETEIQGDGGLDHAESYAGWIAKINDDLMNDSNPYVPASLYFAFDGEKLVGVIQIRHRLNEELLKCNGNIGYHIRPTQRKKGYATEMLALALEKCRELGLEKVLVSCDNDNYGSAKTIQKNGGVLENEVTLEDGAVVQRYWIEIPKKDGIIKGRLKLVFPTLQMEQKALDYRQECFDAGEVEINGDAGLDHADNYADWIKRIESDLTIKYETNALVPATEYFAFDGDRMIGTIQIRHKLNEYLFNYAGHIGYEIRPSERRKGYAAEMLSLALQKCRELGLERVLITCVKTNIGSAKTMIKNGGVLENEVLKDGVSFQRYWIELPKADIRLITSQQFDACIKVINTSFLTVAKQFGLTKETVPTHCAFFGVDRLESESAHGDEMYGLYKADQIIGFVSLANRPLNENDPIERVFTMRHLAVLPEYRHMGYGKLLIDYICVRTKVLGGKRLLIRIIDKHTVLKNWYLEYGFIQTETRTFNHLPFTVCFMEKTD
- a CDS encoding cofactor-independent phosphoglycerate mutase; the protein is MKYVVFLGDGMADIAVPELSNRTPLEAAKHPAMDELARKGIFGMAKTIPDGMEAGSDTANLSVFGYDPKIYYSGRSPLEAVNMGIDLSPEDVTYRCNTVTLSKAAKLEDTVMLDYSAGEIENEDSHTIIESIARHFSDKAELFAGIRYRHCLVLRNAETGAKTFAPHDIHGQKVGKYLPKGVNSDLLREIMEYSFFELPKHPANIRRVKEGKKPVSAVWLWGEGRKPQMTDFKEKFGLQGSIISAVDLIQGMGKCAGLRVLQVPGVTGDNSTDFAAKGRAAIEALKTDDFVYIHVEAPDECGHHGQPAEKVWSIEQIDQKIVNPVMDYLKFCGEPFGVLLMPDHPTLVSTTTHSAEPVPFAFYDSRRELDNGYDSRFTEPCAQNTGFYQEHAHELMNLMVNYEEMSALSPHKYVIRY